From a region of the Salinispira pacifica genome:
- a CDS encoding ABC transporter ATP-binding protein: MKPLLSVENLSVSYGAIQALRSVNLEVPRGKIVAILGANGGGKTTLLKKISGLVPAVQGTVTFKDQDITGISAEAIAQAGIVQAPEGRQIFGELTVKENLQIGAFTVKDAKQREQNLQRVYRYFPVLEERSSQIAQTLSGGEQQMLAIGRALMASPEILILDEPSLGLAPLIVRDIFAIIQEIRENGTTVLIVEQNAMQTLKIADFAYVLQVGSMVKSGTAQTLREDPELIEAYLGT; this comes from the coding sequence ATGAAGCCTTTATTATCGGTAGAAAACCTCAGTGTATCCTACGGAGCCATTCAGGCCCTCCGTTCGGTGAACCTGGAAGTTCCCCGGGGGAAGATCGTGGCCATACTGGGAGCCAACGGCGGAGGGAAGACCACTCTGCTGAAGAAGATTTCCGGACTGGTACCTGCTGTCCAGGGGACCGTCACGTTCAAAGACCAGGACATTACCGGCATAAGTGCCGAGGCCATAGCCCAGGCGGGAATAGTCCAGGCACCCGAAGGACGCCAGATTTTCGGTGAACTGACAGTGAAGGAGAACCTGCAGATTGGTGCCTTCACCGTGAAGGATGCAAAGCAGCGGGAGCAGAACCTTCAAAGGGTGTACCGCTACTTCCCGGTACTGGAGGAACGAAGCAGCCAGATTGCCCAGACCCTTTCGGGGGGCGAACAGCAGATGCTGGCCATCGGCCGTGCGCTAATGGCCAGTCCGGAGATTCTCATTCTCGATGAACCTTCCCTGGGGCTTGCGCCGCTGATTGTCCGGGATATCTTCGCCATTATCCAGGAAATCCGGGAAAACGGCACAACGGTGCTCATTGTTGAGCAGAATGCCATGCAGACCCTGAAAATCGCCGATTTCGCCTATGTTCTGCAGGTGGGCAGCATGGTGAAATCCGGAACCGCCCAAACGCTCCGGGAGGACC
- a CDS encoding ABC transporter ATP-binding protein, with product MNENKAILSIDSLTMTFGGLKAVDDLNFSMNSGEIVGLIGPNGAGKTTVFNCVTQFYKEYSGNITIHGDDGPVDLQTVPVTKVIKHGIVRTFQNLDLVPDLSIIDNVLIGAHVSFKTGIISHILKTGKARAEEAEYRQKALGILEFLGIHTLRDALAGGQPYGILKKIEIARALMADPKLMILDEPAAGLNDRETDELDRLIYRIRDEFHTSILLIEHDMGLVMNICDRVCAINFGKFLAMGTPDDIKNDPSVQEAYLGQEDQA from the coding sequence ATGAACGAAAACAAGGCAATTTTAAGCATAGATTCCCTGACCATGACCTTCGGCGGTCTGAAGGCCGTTGACGATTTGAACTTCAGCATGAACAGCGGGGAAATTGTCGGGCTCATAGGTCCCAACGGGGCCGGGAAGACCACGGTTTTCAACTGTGTCACCCAGTTCTACAAAGAATACAGCGGAAACATCACCATTCACGGAGATGACGGTCCCGTTGATTTACAGACCGTGCCGGTTACCAAGGTGATCAAGCACGGCATCGTCCGGACCTTCCAGAATTTGGACCTGGTTCCCGACCTGTCCATTATCGACAACGTGTTGATCGGCGCCCATGTCTCCTTCAAGACGGGTATTATCTCCCACATTCTGAAAACCGGAAAAGCCCGGGCTGAGGAAGCGGAGTACCGTCAAAAGGCCCTGGGCATTCTGGAATTCCTGGGGATCCACACTCTGCGGGACGCTCTGGCCGGCGGACAGCCCTATGGTATCCTGAAAAAAATCGAAATCGCCCGGGCACTGATGGCGGATCCCAAACTGATGATTCTGGACGAACCGGCCGCCGGATTGAATGACCGGGAAACCGATGAACTGGACCGGCTCATCTACCGCATACGGGATGAGTTTCACACATCAATTTTACTGATTGAACACGATATGGGATTGGTCATGAATATCTGTGACCGGGTCTGCGCAATAAACTTCGGCAAGTTCCTTGCCATGGGTACCCCGGATGACATTAAAAACGACCCCTCTGTTCAAGAGGCGTACCTGGGACAGGAGGATCAAGCATGA